The Flavobacterium marginilacus genome window below encodes:
- the sufB gene encoding Fe-S cluster assembly protein SufB, whose translation MNKYTEDDLKIELETKEYEYGFYTELESETFPIGLNEDIVRAISQKKDEPQWMTDWRIEAFRAWQEMIEPEWANVNYIKPDFQAISYYSAPKKADPNKTLDDVDPELLEMYKKLGISIDEQKKMNNIAMDIVVDSVSVATTFKATLAEKGIIFMSISEAIKEHPELVRKHLGTVVPQKDNFYAALNSAVFSDGSFCYIPKGVRCPMELSTYFRINQAGTGQFERTLLVADEGSYVSYLEGCTAPTRDENQLHAAVVELIALEGAEIKYSTVQNWYPGNKEGKGGVFNFVTKRGLCENNAKISWTQVETGSAITWKYPSVVLKGDNSIGEFYSIAVTNNFQQADTGTKMIHLGKNSKSTIISKGISAGKSQNSYRGLVQISARAENARNFSQCDSLLMGNNCGAHTFPYIESKNPSAKIEHEATTSKIGEDQVFYCNQRGIPTEKAIALIVNGFSKDVLNKLPMEFAVEAQKLLEISLEGSVG comes from the coding sequence ATGAATAAATACACCGAAGACGATTTAAAAATCGAATTAGAGACCAAAGAATATGAGTACGGATTTTATACTGAATTAGAATCTGAAACTTTTCCTATTGGTTTAAACGAAGATATTGTTCGAGCGATCTCCCAAAAGAAAGACGAGCCGCAATGGATGACCGACTGGCGCATAGAAGCTTTTCGCGCCTGGCAGGAAATGATTGAGCCGGAATGGGCAAATGTTAATTATATAAAACCCGATTTTCAGGCAATTTCCTATTATTCAGCTCCTAAAAAAGCGGATCCAAACAAGACTCTTGACGATGTAGATCCAGAACTTTTGGAAATGTACAAAAAGTTAGGAATCTCAATCGATGAGCAAAAAAAGATGAACAACATCGCTATGGATATTGTGGTTGACTCCGTTTCGGTTGCAACTACATTCAAAGCGACATTGGCCGAGAAAGGAATAATCTTCATGAGTATTTCTGAAGCGATCAAAGAACATCCAGAATTAGTCCGTAAACATCTCGGTACTGTTGTTCCTCAAAAAGACAACTTTTATGCGGCCTTGAATTCGGCTGTTTTCTCAGACGGATCTTTCTGTTATATTCCAAAAGGCGTTCGCTGTCCAATGGAACTCTCTACTTATTTTAGAATCAATCAAGCAGGAACCGGACAATTCGAAAGAACTTTATTAGTTGCTGACGAAGGAAGTTATGTCTCTTACTTAGAAGGATGTACTGCTCCAACCCGTGATGAAAACCAATTGCATGCTGCAGTTGTAGAATTAATCGCTTTGGAAGGTGCTGAAATAAAATATTCTACCGTACAAAACTGGTATCCAGGAAATAAAGAAGGTAAAGGAGGAGTTTTCAATTTTGTAACCAAAAGAGGATTGTGTGAGAATAATGCAAAAATCTCCTGGACACAAGTAGAAACAGGATCTGCAATTACTTGGAAATATCCATCTGTTGTTTTAAAAGGAGATAACTCAATTGGAGAATTTTATTCGATTGCTGTTACCAATAATTTCCAGCAGGCAGATACCGGAACCAAAATGATTCACTTGGGTAAAAACAGTAAATCTACTATTATCTCTAAAGGAATTTCAGCAGGAAAATCTCAAAACAGTTATAGAGGTTTAGTGCAAATTAGTGCAAGAGCAGAAAACGCCAGAAACTTTTCACAATGTGACTCTTTATTAATGGGTAACAATTGTGGTGCACATACTTTTCCTTACATCGAAAGTAAAAATCCATCGGCCAAAATAGAACACGAAGCAACAACAAGTAAAATTGGTGAAGATCAGGTTTTCTATTGCAACCAACGCGGAATCCCAACTGAAAAAGCAATTGCACTTATCGTAAATGGTTTCAGTAAAGATGTGTTGAACAAATTGCCAATGGAGTTTGCTGTGGAAGCACAAAAATTATTGGAAATTTCATTGGAAGGTTCTGTTGGATAA
- a CDS encoding DUF2683 family protein, with the protein MDIILKNVKKKDFPVLKSLAKSLGFEIVEKKEKPYNPEFVKEILEAEQSIKDGKGIRMTMEELKELCK; encoded by the coding sequence ATGGACATAATTTTAAAAAACGTAAAGAAAAAGGATTTTCCAGTGTTGAAATCATTGGCAAAATCACTTGGTTTTGAAATTGTTGAAAAAAAAGAAAAACCATATAATCCTGAATTTGTAAAAGAAATTTTGGAAGCAGAACAAAGCATAAAAGATGGAAAAGGAATTCGAATGACAATGGAAGAATTGAAAGAATTATGCAAATAG
- a CDS encoding Txe/YoeB family addiction module toxin: MQIDFSDKAKKDLEFWIKSGNKRIINKIYSLIEDIQLHPFEGLGKPEQLKHQLTGRWSRRINQEHRIIYRVTEEETIEILNILSLKGHYE, encoded by the coding sequence ATGCAAATAGATTTTTCTGATAAAGCAAAAAAAGATTTAGAGTTTTGGATAAAATCAGGTAACAAAAGAATAATTAATAAAATATATTCTTTGATTGAAGATATTCAACTTCATCCATTTGAAGGATTAGGAAAACCAGAGCAATTAAAGCACCAATTGACAGGAAGATGGTCAAGAAGAATAAATCAGGAACATAGAATAATTTATAGAGTTACTGAAGAAGAAACAATTGAAATTTTAAATATCCTGTCTTTAAAAGGACATTACGAATAA
- the sufC gene encoding Fe-S cluster assembly ATPase SufC has product MLSIKNLHASIGDKEILKGINLEIKAGEVHAIMGPNGAGKSTLSAVIAGNENYEVTDGEVILDGEDLAELAPEERAHKGVFLSFQYPVEIPGVSVTNFMRSAINETRKAKGQEEMPANEMLKLIREKSELLEIDRKFLSRSLNEGFSGGEKKRNEIFQMAMLEPKLAILDETDSGLDIDALRIVANGVNKLKSEKNAVVVITHYQRLLDYIVPDFVHVLYNGKIVKSGDASLAHELEDKGYDWIKQEQEA; this is encoded by the coding sequence ATGTTATCAATAAAAAATTTACACGCCTCAATAGGTGACAAAGAAATCTTAAAGGGAATTAACCTTGAAATAAAAGCGGGAGAAGTACACGCTATTATGGGACCTAATGGTGCTGGAAAAAGTACTTTATCAGCAGTAATTGCCGGAAACGAAAATTACGAAGTAACCGATGGAGAAGTAATTTTGGACGGAGAAGATCTTGCCGAATTAGCTCCGGAAGAAAGAGCACACAAAGGAGTTTTCCTTTCGTTCCAATATCCTGTAGAAATCCCAGGTGTTTCGGTAACCAATTTTATGAGATCGGCAATCAACGAAACCCGTAAAGCTAAAGGTCAGGAAGAAATGCCAGCAAATGAAATGCTGAAATTGATTCGTGAGAAATCAGAATTATTGGAAATCGACAGAAAATTTCTTTCCCGTTCCTTAAACGAAGGATTTTCTGGAGGAGAAAAAAAACGTAACGAGATTTTCCAAATGGCAATGCTGGAACCCAAATTAGCTATCCTTGACGAAACCGATTCTGGATTGGATATTGATGCACTTCGTATCGTTGCCAATGGTGTAAACAAATTGAAAAGCGAGAAAAACGCAGTAGTTGTAATTACGCACTACCAAAGATTATTGGATTATATCGTTCCAGATTTTGTTCACGTTCTTTACAACGGAAAAATCGTGAAATCTGGTGATGCGTCGCTTGCACACGAATTAGAAGACAAAGGATACGACTGGATCAAACAAGAACAAGAGGCATAA
- the sufD gene encoding Fe-S cluster assembly protein SufD: MDLKEKLLSSFMAFEERVDVHSELHDVRTIAIKNFENKGFPTKKEESWKYTSLSAILKNDFSVFPKTESSIQYSDVKKYFLHEIDTYKVVFIDGVFSSHLSSTTHDGIDVCLMSSALNKPKYKMVIDTYFNKIASKDESLTSLNTAFANEGAYINIPKSKVADKPIEIMYFSTGNETALLVQPRNLVIVGENSHVQIIERHQSLNNNPVLTNSVTEIFAQKRAIVDYYKIQNDNLEANLIDNTYVSQKQESHVSVHTFSFGGNLTRNNLNFYHFGERLTSTLNGITIIGDKQHVDHYTLVNHASPNCESFQDYKGIFTDRSTGVFNGKVYVEKEAQKTNAFQKSNNILLSDKATINAKPQLEIFADDVKCSHGCTVGQLDETAMFYMQQRGIPKKEAKALLMYAFSNSVIENIKIPELKQRITKIIANKLGVKIGFDL, translated from the coding sequence ATGGATTTAAAAGAAAAATTACTATCGTCTTTTATGGCTTTTGAAGAACGTGTTGATGTTCACTCTGAACTTCATGATGTTCGAACTATCGCCATAAAAAACTTCGAAAATAAAGGTTTCCCAACCAAAAAGGAAGAAAGCTGGAAATACACTTCGCTAAGCGCCATCCTAAAAAATGACTTCAGCGTTTTCCCAAAAACAGAAAGCAGCATTCAATACAGCGACGTAAAAAAATATTTTTTACACGAAATAGACACCTACAAAGTAGTGTTTATTGATGGTGTTTTTAGTTCGCATTTATCTTCAACAACCCACGACGGAATTGACGTTTGTCTAATGTCATCGGCATTGAACAAACCCAAATACAAAATGGTGATTGATACCTATTTCAATAAAATCGCCAGTAAAGACGAAAGTTTGACTTCCTTGAATACGGCTTTCGCCAATGAAGGAGCTTATATCAATATCCCAAAAAGCAAAGTTGCCGACAAACCTATCGAGATAATGTATTTCTCTACAGGAAACGAAACTGCTCTTTTGGTACAGCCTAGAAACTTGGTTATTGTTGGCGAAAACTCACACGTACAAATCATTGAGCGTCACCAAAGTTTGAACAACAATCCGGTTTTGACCAATTCGGTTACCGAGATTTTTGCTCAAAAAAGAGCCATTGTCGATTATTACAAAATCCAAAATGATAATCTGGAAGCTAATTTAATTGACAATACATATGTTTCTCAAAAACAGGAAAGTCACGTTTCGGTACACACTTTCTCTTTTGGAGGAAACCTAACCAGAAACAATCTGAATTTCTATCATTTTGGAGAAAGACTGACAAGCACTTTAAACGGAATCACAATTATTGGAGATAAACAGCACGTTGATCATTACACCTTGGTAAACCATGCTTCGCCAAATTGCGAAAGCTTTCAGGATTACAAAGGAATTTTCACCGACCGTTCCACTGGAGTTTTCAACGGTAAAGTATATGTTGAAAAAGAAGCTCAAAAAACAAATGCATTCCAAAAAAGCAACAACATCCTTTTGAGCGACAAAGCTACTATCAACGCTAAACCGCAATTAGAAATTTTTGCTGATGATGTAAAATGTTCTCACGGCTGTACTGTTGGACAATTGGACGAAACTGCTATGTTCTATATGCAACAACGCGGAATTCCAAAGAAAGAAGCCAAAGCATTATTGATGTATGCTTTCTCAAACTCAGTAATTGAAAACATCAAAATACCGGAATTAAAACAACGAATCACCAAAATTATCGCTAATAAATTGGGCGTAAAAATTGGATTTGATTTGTAA